A single Argopecten irradians isolate NY unplaced genomic scaffold, Ai_NY scaffold_0035, whole genome shotgun sequence DNA region contains:
- the LOC138311503 gene encoding piggyBac transposable element-derived protein 4-like, producing MGIPYWKFPLCEKLVKCPRSNRSMMIVNQKQMIMTLFSEESWHQGSNIPSTFTFTGNAGIQDALHLQNHDQTDFSYLKYFESIVSPDVVEDIVTETNRYATQYLQNHPNLSLHSRLRKWTPVSVAEMKVFLGMTIAMGLVKQASLHDYWSTDAVISTPFFGKVMPRDRFLAIMSFLHLTETTTDNSEAPHRGQEGYSPLQKSENPIKMSLKMSKKMSRREGQLAPQSSFRITYDLVMRLIGPYLNQGYHLYMDNYFSSPHLFYNLYLNATLAFGTVRSNRRGI from the exons ATGGGAATCCCCTACTGGAAATTCCCTTTGTGTGAAAAACTGGTCAAATGTCCCCGGTCTAATAGATCGATGATGATTGTGAATCAGAAACAGATGATCATGACATTGTTTTCGGAAGAAAGTTGGCATCAAGGGTCCAACATTCCatctactttcacttttacTGGAAATGCTGGAATTCAGGATGCATTGCATTTACAAAACCATGATCAAACTGACTTcagttatttgaaatattttgaaagtattGTCAGTCCTGATGTTGTTGAAGATATTGTAACAGAGACAAATAGGTATGCTacacaatatttacaaaatcacCCAAATCTTTCACTGCATTCAAGACTCAGAAAATGGACTCCAGTGTCAGTTGCAGAAATGAAAGTGTTCTTAGGCATGACTATAGCAATGGGACTTGTTAAACAAGCCAGCCTACATGATTACTGGTCAACTGATGCTGTGATTAGTACACCATTTTTTGGTAAAGTAATGCCGAGAGACAGATTTCTAGCTATAATGTCTTTCTTGCATCTGACAGaaacaaca acaGACAACTCTGAAGCCCCTCATCGTGGCCAGGAAGGTTATTCACCGTTGCAAAAATCAGAAAACCCTATAAAGATGTCTTTAAAAATGTCTAAAAAGATGTCTAGACGGGAAGGACAACTGGCTCCACAAAGTTCGTTCAGAATTACGTACGACTTGGTGATGCGCCTCATCGGTCCCTATTTGAACCAAGGATACCATCTGTATATGGATAATTACTTCAGTTCCCCTCACTTGTTTTATAACTTGTATCTAAATGCAACACTTGCCTTTGGAACCGTGAGAAGTAACCGTCGTGGAATTTAG